A region from the Hydra vulgaris chromosome 10, alternate assembly HydraT2T_AEP genome encodes:
- the LOC136085846 gene encoding uncharacterized protein LOC136085846, which yields MDLKNESSACALCGKMKLEGDSLSQVGARFGRNVDNQGPLEKLIECALKLDLNVLVNELNKKQETGEKVFIHSSCRTKLRNQSKSIKRSQASMETPIERKRSTQSEQIFFNFKEQCFYCGNMCTLDSRHPERNNFIEGRTKSSKIYHATLELCNERNDFLSKTVEARLLNINDLVAVEARYHIYCRAKFEKPITTSSCGRPTSTEKLTVFNAACIKLEEDIDLYTVSEFYEMMQTLGEEIYSLKMTQNKLKEKYGDSMQLVSRQGKM from the coding sequence ATGGACTTAAAAAATGAATCCTCTGCATGTGCATTGTGTGGTAAAATGAAATTAGAAGGAGATTCGTTGAGCCAAGTGGGGGCAAGATTTGGAAGGAATGTTGATAACCAAGGACctcttgaaaaattaattgaatgtgctttaaaattggATTTAAATGTATTGGTAAATgaactgaataaaaaacaagagaCAGGAGAAAAGGTTTTTATTCACTCATCGTGTCGAACTAAATTAAGAAACCaatcaaaatcaattaaacGATCACAAGCATCGATGGAAACTCCTATTGAAAGAAAACGTTCAACTCAATCagaacagattttttttaattttaaagagcAATGTTTTTATTGTGGAAATATGTGCACACTTGACAGTCGCCATCCTGAGAGAAATAATTTCATAGAAGGAAgaacaaaatcatcaaaaatttatCATGCAACTCTAGAATTATGCAACGAACGTAAcgattttttatctaaaacagTTGAAGCTAGACTTTTGAATATAAATGATCTTGTAGCTGTTGAAGCACGATATCACATCTATTGTCgtgcaaaatttgaaaaacccATTACTACATCAAGCTGTGGAAGACCAACATCAACAGAAAAGCTTACTGTCTTTAATGCAGCATGCATAAAACTTGAGGAAGATATTGATCTATACACAGTCTCTGAGTTTTACGAGATGATGCAAACATTAGGAGAAGAAATATATTCCCTTAAAATGAcgcaaaataaattaaaagaaaaatacggAGATTCTATGCAATTAGTCTCGCGACAAGGTAAAATGTAA
- the LOC136086218 gene encoding uncharacterized protein LOC136086218 has protein sequence MDINEFIVSYLAILFEKLPVEKKSFSNRIARWKGIRTLLNISSNDISYPSCISSNNTIINDQVKISEIFTSFFILIREELQKNIHSSHTDFHKFLKTSNPDSLFVKPTEKNKITSVILSLNDGKASGPNSVPTFILKLLANDISSVLSKLFNLSFATGIFLNILKTASVKPIHKKDSKLDCNNYRLIS, from the coding sequence ATGGATATTAATGAATTTATTGTTTCATACCTGGctattctatttgaaaaacttcctgttgaaaaaaaaagtttttcaaatcgAATAGCTAGATGGAAGGGTATTAGAACTCTTTTGAATATAAGTTCGAATGATATCTCATATCCATCTTGTATATCTTCAAACAACACCATTATAAATGATCAAGTTAAAATCTCGGAAATTTTcacctctttttttattttaatccgtgaagaactgcaaaaaaatattcattcatCTCATACTgactttcataaatttttaaaaacatcaaaccCTGACTCTCTTTTCGTTAAAcctactgaaaaaaataaaataacatcagTTATTCTTTCTCTAAATGATGGCAAGGCTTCTGGTCCAAACAGCGTTCCAACCTTTATTCTAAAACTTCTTGCTAATGATATTTCTTCagtactttcaaaactatttaatctCTCATTCGCTACTGGTATATtccttaatattttaaaaactgcatctGTTAAACCAATCCATAAGAAGGACTCAAAACTTGACTGCAATAACTATAGACTAATATCATAA